One genomic region from Bartonella australis AUST/NH1 encodes:
- a CDS encoding cytochrome c biogenesis CcdA family protein has product MMTEFSTFSVFFAGALSFLSPCVLPLVPPYLCYMAGVTIDDFRLAKQNGSTSVRLALLSSVVAFIFGFTTVFIALGASASTIGKFVGYYRDWLAIAAGIIIIIFGLNFLGVFKIGFLFREARFQTRKMPSGPLGAYVIGLAFAFGWTPCIGPILGPIITLAGTKETAGEGAVLLGIYALGLGVPFMLAALFSGSFTRFLGAFRVHLGKIEKIIGIFLIATGILFLTGSMQNFSFWLLEKYPLLSEVESINWHDATNLFKFSH; this is encoded by the coding sequence TTGATGACTGAATTTTCGACATTTAGTGTATTTTTCGCCGGCGCGTTGTCTTTTTTGTCGCCGTGTGTTTTGCCCTTAGTTCCCCCTTATTTATGCTATATGGCGGGCGTAACTATCGACGATTTTCGTTTGGCGAAGCAAAATGGGAGCACTTCTGTGCGTTTAGCACTTTTATCTTCCGTTGTTGCTTTTATTTTCGGTTTTACAACTGTTTTTATTGCATTGGGTGCGAGTGCGAGTACGATTGGCAAATTTGTGGGCTATTATCGTGATTGGTTAGCTATTGCGGCTGGAATTATTATCATTATTTTTGGCTTAAATTTTTTGGGCGTTTTCAAGATTGGTTTTTTATTTCGAGAAGCGCGTTTTCAAACGCGCAAAATGCCTTCCGGACCTTTGGGAGCCTATGTAATTGGCTTAGCTTTTGCATTTGGCTGGACGCCGTGTATAGGCCCAATTTTGGGGCCTATTATAACACTTGCAGGAACAAAAGAAACTGCAGGCGAAGGGGCTGTACTTTTAGGAATATATGCACTAGGACTTGGAGTGCCTTTCATGCTGGCGGCTTTATTCTCGGGCAGCTTTACGAGATTTTTAGGCGCTTTTCGTGTTCATTTAGGGAAAATTGAAAAAATTATAGGAATTTTTTTGATCGCTACGGGTATTTTATTTTTGACAGGCTCTATGCAAAATTTTTCGTTTTGGCTTTTAGAAAAATATCCTTTGCTGAGCGAGGTTGAATCTATTAATTGGCATGATGCTACAAATTTATTTAAGTTTTCTCATTAA